The following DNA comes from Anopheles arabiensis isolate DONGOLA chromosome 3, AaraD3, whole genome shotgun sequence.
ACTAAATGTGTAATAAAAAGAATCtgtatttctatttttaatattgaaacatttttaacCTGTGTATGGTGCTTTAATTTGGAACGAAAATTTCCACTCACAAACGGCCAGCACCAGCTACGCGACAACTTGCGACGCGCAATGTTGCATCGTCGTGTTTTGGCGCAACGTTTCGTACGCTACAACAGGCCGCGCGTAAATCGTACAAACAGCCTCTTCCCTCCCTCTCCTTGCTTTCCATTTCGATTCCACCCCTTCAAGTGCATCGCGGTTTCCACGGTGATGACCATGACCGTCATTCAATGCTACTGGCGAGCGGATCGAACTTACGAGCGCATGCGCAATATTACGCCGGGCAGCTGTAGCGGTTCATTGAAGATTTTTTCACGCAACAGTTACGTCTTTTACAGGGTGATAaggtaattttatttatttcttagaGCTCAAAACTAAGTGTTCAATAAATGGTTACAAAAAAATTCACTTTTCCAAGGCACCGTTGTTGAAATATATTTGAATTATTATGTCAATTCTTAATGAAAAATATCGATCAAGAATAATTCAATTAACTTCATTATAATaacagtaataataataaaatttaattatttaaagccCTGTCACCACCCTGCACTGACTACGGCTGTAAATAATCCCACGCCCAGACGCCGGCAAAACTTCGCGCGGTTGCgtgcactgctgctgcggtttgttgttgtgtgtttacaCAAACAGCTGACCGAGACGCGAAAACAAACTTCACCAACCAGGCAGCGATACAAGGCGCGGAAAGCGAACTCAAAATACGTCGTTGCAAGCGTTTCGCGTGGCAAGATCTAACGATACGACACACAACGACCGCTGACCTCTTTTGCTAATGTGAATGATGGGTTAAATCTGGGTGAGGGAACTCGCTTTGCACTAAACGTAGATGTAATTTACCATGTCTGTTgttctgtttcatttttcttgtaGTATTATGACGCAATGTGCAAAttggaaattgattttgtaCATCAACATTTTAAGGTAATGATTCAAAATATCTGAAATTGTTTCTCGGCGCAAAGCAAGAGAGTTAATATTGAGGAGCTAATGGCATCAAACGACTGATTCCTAGGAAAAACGAATACAAGACACACTTCAAGGGGCAATTAGTGTAAAACATTGTTCATCGAATGAATAAAATGGATGACAACAGCACGCAacaattttttaataataaatttggACATTTCGTTATAAAAAGTGCGTAAAATGTACAAACAGTATCAACGCTGCTGAAAATTTTAATTCAGATTCCTTTATAGCGCTAAACAATATATTACCTCAGAAACTATTTTCTTTGTAGAATTAATTAACACTTTCTACaagcaaaaatattaaaaaagtgaaataattaataactCATTGAATTTTAGAAACATTAATTATAAACATAAGCTAGAATATTAAGCTCCATACATAAAATAATAGGACATTTCCCAGCATATAACTATTCAATTCAGGTCAAATCAACTTAATAATCTGAATTGCCATTTTCTAGCATTTGCGCACAAACAATCGTTACAAAGTTCATGATTCTCAACGTtgtgaagaaatgaaaataattgagACGctgaaatgtaaaaataagaTGTAAACATAgcataaaatatgttaaatataatgcaatattttttaaatatcattttGATTAAGTCATTTCAAGCGTGTTATGGTAATGACTGAATATAAAATGTTATACATTgaacaaataacaaacagTCAATAACACAgttaatcaatttaaattcaaaattgtCATGTCTACCCATGAAttctcactctcactctctttctcctatttcatttaactatactctctctaactcgtctctctctcgtgtttTGTCCATCCGTGACCTTGCTATTATACTCGACagtcgtcttaactttaaactgcagcttgatgaggTTCTACTAAAAGCTAATCGAACTCTTGggtttattttacgttttacctctatttttagagatcaaagcTTCTTAAGAAACCTTTATTGTGCTCTGGTAAggcctcttcttgaatatgctagcatcatctggaatcctcctactattgatggctgttcgagaattgaaagcattcagcgcctTTTTACCAGGGTtgcttttcgtcgtttgttcggtgctgcctcactacctccctatgaaacgcgattgcagttattcaatcttcactctttaagcttccgccgccaagtgtctcaggcatgttttattggtggcttattactttctgatactgatgctcctgatttactctcgtctATCTCgttgtatgttccctctcgttcccttcgtcctcgtgatcctctgtcaattgaaacacgtcatactctttatactttcaatgatcctattctatcctgtttcaggttgtttaaccacttttactatctctttgatttcgactcctctctcaactctttccgtaaccgtattttttcttctaattctctttaattattcttctaagtttcattaagttttgatagtctctacgctctacctatgtttttttttctttaatttttttgctaggtctagactagtttagttaggcttagtttttcatgaattattttgtttatttgttagggtttatttagttttaagtctgccttatttagccttgatggcggatattgtattaataaatgaaatgaaatgaaatgaaatgaaatgaaatgaaatgaaatgaaatgaaatgaaatgaaatgaattgaaTATTTGCTTGATGAACGAATAAATAAAGAAGATATGAATTAAAATGAGAACTCATCCTTTTCTCGTGAGTCATGAGATTCATTATCAATCAGTAAAGAAAGAACTCATCACTTCAAGAAGCTCACGAAAGCCCATCCCCAGTCGGCGATCGTTCGATCTTGCGCAGAAACCAACCAGTTCCCCGAACGGATGCCGAAACTCACCGGATAATGCTTTTTATACAAACCCGTCAACCCTACCGGCATCCGGTATACGGATCGATCTCGATCTCGGTCTCAGTATCACACAACCGTTCTTCAGACGTTCACAGTTGGCCGGTCGGTTCACACCAGAAAGTGCATCCCGAGAAAGTGCATCCACCCACATCCGATACGCAATTGGCGAGGTGGCTGAGGCGCAATGTTCGTCTACTGAGTTCGCACGTGAAGTGatcaaatcaatcaaccaCAAACGACACAACAAAccaagggagagaaagagttaACAAGCTGATCAAAAGCCAGTGCGCACGATGGATTCCACCCCAAAAACAATTGCCAAAGGATTAACCGTACGTGATTGGGGCGCCAGCGAACAAGTGGGAACAGCGGACAGAGCGTTCATTCGATCGTCGCGTGCAAAGGTCACCCTCACCGACAAGTGGTCAATGTGTGTAATTCCCTTTTGGAAGAGTGCGCAGTTTTCCGCCTTTTCCAgatagtatgtgtgtgtgtgtgtatgtagtgCATAATTCATTGCCATCAGGCCGCGCCAGCGGTCGAAAAATTCTCTATCGCACGCTTGGCACGTTGCCACCGGAAGCATTAACAGCAGTGTGTTTGCACTGTGGGAGGCGTAAAGttccaaaataaatttaaacaccTATCTCCCCCTGTTTACACCATATACGCCTCTCGCATCCGCCCCCCTCCCACCCCTTTTCTATGTTACACGTGCCCCGTAGTTGATGCGTTCTCAGAATTCATTAAACATTCCAATCGCTTGAATCGATTTGATTCAATCGACTATCTGTCTGTGGGGCAAGACGGAACGAAGATCCGGCGAGACGGCAACGATTGGCACAGATAACGATGTAACAAAACGGGGTGAAATTTGGCGACTATTATTAACCCATCCCGTCCCGTGTAACAACACGCGACAAGTAGGCCACGCTGCGCGCTCGCTGCTGTTACCTTGTTGACAATGTTGTTGTCGTGTTATTTGTATATCGAGGGAAGAATGATGGGAACAGGACTAGTCAAGTTACAGTAACTGGCAAAAGAAAAGCCAAATCAGCGTGCAAATTTGCAAGCAAAGTTGGGTTGATAAATTGAACGTTTTTGAAAAGCGTTCAGCATCACCGTTTATCACCCACGCAAGGGGAAAATTATGATTAGGTGAGGCTCGTAATTGATTGATTAGATGTTATTTTAGTAACGGTTTAATGGGAAACATGTTATGCTTGGATGATGGAATGACGTGAAgagattaaatttattttgaatttttattcaaaaagagTCTTAGAACATCTCTTGAAGAAGTTGGAGATTTAAAAAGCtctcaaaataaatgaaaactcAGACTTTCTCCCCAACATAAGTTGCCAAAAAGCAACATCAAAAAGTTGATGGAACATATCCATAAATATCTAGCACCGGTAGCCAAAAGTGTGGAAAAGGCAATGAACACTTTGGAGTTTCCATCGATGTTGATATTTTAACGTTGCTCAGTTCTTCGTGACTCATTTTTTGACTATCATATAAAGGCCAAATCATCAAAAAGGCTTATTTCGAGCAAGTTCTCTAAGTTGACAAGTTCCTGATCTTGAATACGTAGctcaataaaatattcaagaGTATTTGGAAAGTCACATGAGGGTCTAGGCTACAGGAAACGGAAGTCAAGTAGCCTAGAAAAAAGTACTTGAATTAAAGTGATATTGCCTTTCAAAAGTGGCAATTTTGGTCAGTTTTGTCTGCGCAAGGATTTGATAGTTatggttaaattaaatatttttggagcAAGTTCACACCAGCGATGAACGTTATGTTAAGTCTGTGGCGGCATTGTCAGACAAGCAACTGTGTCCTGCTATCCCAATAATGTTCCCTGGTACTGGTACTTTAATCAACTTTGACTTTGTATCTTTGTAACTTTGCATGACTATGAAAGAACCTATAATCGGGTCTAATTAATCGGCCATCGCTAAGATCACCCAGCAGGGCATTATAATTAAAAGCCAAAGGtcttaaaattcaaaacataGTGGATTCTAACATTTCAACAACTTAAATGTTAGCACGAATATGTGATTGTGATTGATTAATTTCTACATTTAACTATCAACCAATACACATTTCACGTTGTCGAAACGGTCTGACAATGTTTAGTTCGAGAGATAATCCCTCAAAAGTTCCTAACTTTTCCAGAAAGCAACACACCAATATTACACTCTTCACAGCATTGTTGGCTATTTTTTGCAAGTACATCGAATGAACCGTCTGCACCACCACAAATCATCCTTCACCTAACAATCAAACCTTTCGTCCTCATCCGTAGCACACGAACTGCATCACTATCGGCATCGCATCCCCAACCACACCGGTGCGCGAAAAGTGGACCAGCAACATCGAGTTCACGCTCTCCTGCATCGCGTACTCGGTAGGGTTCGGTAACATCTGGAAGTTCCCGTACACCGCCCTGGACAATGGAGGTGGTGCGTTTCTGATACCCTACCTCGTGGTACTGTTCTTGATCGGACGCCCCCTGTACTATCTCGAGATGGCTATGGGACAGTTCTGTAGCCGAGGGTGCGTCAAGATCTACGATATGGCGCCCGCAATGCGCGGTGTCGGTGTGGGTCAATCGGTCGCAATGGTCGTGGCAATGTCGTACTACACACCGATCCTAGCGATCACTCTGCGCTATCTGTTGCTCTCGTTTAGCAGTGAGCTGCCGTGGAGCAAGTGCGATCATTCGTGGAGTCGGTGTATCAATTCGGACTTTCGCGGATATGCGAACGTTACGAATGGACTGGCCGAGGATCGCCGGAACGTTTCCGCTGAGCTGTACTTTACGTAAGTGAGATGAAGAGTGTCCGCAATGTAGGATAGTACTTAGTTTTCTTCTTCACAACAAACCACAGCAACACCATAATGCACCGAGCCCCATTGGCAGAGGGACTTGGATGGCCAGATGGCAAGCTGGTCCTGTGTCTACTCGTCTCCTGGTCCATTCTGGTTGTGATCCTCATCAAAGGAGTTCGCAGCACCGGGAAAGCGGCCTACTTTCTTGCCATCTTCCCGTATGTAATCATTTTCATCCTGCTTGCCCACTCCCTCAGTCTGGAAGGTTCGCTCGAGGGTATCAAGTTCTTCCTAACACCCAAATGGGAAAGCCTATTCTCAGCCAAGGTATGGATGGAAGCAGTCACACAGTGTTTCTTCTCCCTGTCAATCTGTTTTGGTGGAATCATTGCGTACTCCTCGTTCAATAATTTCTCCAATAATGTCTATCGGTGAGTACTTGCAGTTATTACAACCTCTAGAATGTTCCAACCAGACATCTTCCTTTATTCTTCTGCTTTTCTGATCTTCGGATCTCTTTAGTGATGCAATGATCATCTCATGGCTGGATACGTTCACATCCATCGTAGTCGGATGCATCGTGTTCGGAGTTCTCGGTAACTTGGCACACGTCACGCACCGCACCAGCATCCAGGATATTGTGCGCGAGGGCCCCGGACTAACGTTCATGGCGTATCCGGACGCGATCGCAAAGTTTGAGTACTGTCCGCAGCTCTTCTCCGTCCTATTCTTCCTGATGTTCTTCATCGTAGGCATTGGCAGTAATCTGGGAGCGATCACGAGTGTCATCACGGCTATTCGCGACCGATGCCCAACGATTGAGAATTGGAAGATTGTGATGGGCGTTAGTGTGAGTATGTTTTGTATCAGTGTCGTCTACCTTGCCCCTGGGGGGTTAGATCTTCTGGACGTACTGGATACATACGGAGCAAAGTACGTTACGCTCACGCTAGCCTTGTTTGAGATTCTCACCTTTGCGTGGATTTACGGAGTGGATCGCGTTTGTCGCGACATCAAGTTCATGCTGCAGATCGAAACAGGGCTGTTTTGGCGCATCTGCTGGGGCATTATTGCGCCGATGCTGGTCGGTGTAATACTGATCGTGAGTTTTGTCGACTACGTCCCATTAAACGTTCCCGCAGAGTATAATGGTAAGAAGGTAGTTGAAGTGTGATCTTCCGCGAACTGTAGCAATACTTATCTCTTATCCAATATCATTGCAGTTGCTGGATGGATTCTGTACACGTTCGCCATCCTGCAGCTACCGCTGTGGGCCGGTTACGCGATCATGACACAGGACGAGAAAGGCTGCAGGACGGCATGGAAGACAGCCTTCCAGCCGAGTACCACCTGGGGACCGGAGAACGAGCTCACCCGCGACCAGTACAACAAGATGGAGAGCAAGCGGAACCACTTTACTGCAACCCCGGCCCGACATTGTACGCAAAGATTGTGTGGCAAAATATTTGACTAATTTGTTGTGCCATCTAATAGATTTACGATTCATAACCCCTACTCATCCAACCGGCA
Coding sequences within:
- the LOC120900718 gene encoding sodium-dependent nutrient amino acid transporter 1-like, yielding MDSTPKTIAKGLTHTNCITIGIASPTTPVREKWTSNIEFTLSCIAYSVGFGNIWKFPYTALDNGGGAFLIPYLVVLFLIGRPLYYLEMAMGQFCSRGCVKIYDMAPAMRGVGVGQSVAMVVAMSYYTPILAITLRYLLLSFSSELPWSKCDHSWSRCINSDFRGYANVTNGLAEDRRNVSAELYFTNTIMHRAPLAEGLGWPDGKLVLCLLVSWSILVVILIKGVRSTGKAAYFLAIFPYVIIFILLAHSLSLEGSLEGIKFFLTPKWESLFSAKVWMEAVTQCFFSLSICFGGIIAYSSFNNFSNNVYRDAMIISWLDTFTSIVVGCIVFGVLGNLAHVTHRTSIQDIVREGPGLTFMAYPDAIAKFEYCPQLFSVLFFLMFFIVGIGSNLGAITSVITAIRDRCPTIENWKIVMGVSVSMFCISVVYLAPGGLDLLDVLDTYGAKYVTLTLALFEILTFAWIYGVDRVCRDIKFMLQIETGLFWRICWGIIAPMLVGVILIVSFVDYVPLNVPAEYNVAGWILYTFAILQLPLWAGYAIMTQDEKGCRTAWKTAFQPSTTWGPENELTRDQYNKMESKRNHFTATPARHCTQRLCGKIFD